The Rhinolophus ferrumequinum isolate MPI-CBG mRhiFer1 chromosome 4, mRhiFer1_v1.p, whole genome shotgun sequence genome has a window encoding:
- the RFXAP gene encoding regulatory factor X-associated protein, with product MHPCGGQDEAASDGVLRQAPALGCSAGAGKPIRYLCEVAGDGEEEVGEDEADLLDTSDPPGGGESTASLEDLEDEETHSGGEGSSGGARRRGSGGGGMSKTCTYEGCSETTSQVAKQRKPWMCKKHRNKMYKDKYKKKKSDQALNCGGTAPAGSVGNVKLEESADNILSIVKQRTGSFGDRPAKPTLLEQVLNQKRLSLLRSPEVVQFLQKQQQLLNQQVLEQRQQQFPGTSV from the exons ATGCACCCCTGTGGGGGGCAGGACGAGGCTGCTTCCGACGGCGTCCTGAGGCAAGCGCCGGCCCTGGGCTGCAGCGCCGGAGCGGGCAAGCCTATTAGATACCTGTGCGAAGTGGCGGGCGATGGcgaggaggaggtgggggaggacgAGGCCGACCTGCTGGACACCTCGGACCCCCCGGGGGGAGGCGAGAGCACAGCTAGTTTGGAGGACTTGGAGGACGAAGAGACCCATTCCGGGGGCGAGGGCAGCAGCGGGGGAGCCCGGAGACGGGGCAGCGGTGGGGGCGGCATGAGCAAGACCTGCACCTACGAGGGCTGCAGCGAAACCACGAGCCAGGTGGCCAAGCAGCGCAAGCCGTGGATGTGCAAGAAGCACCGCAATAAGATGTACAAAGACAagtacaaaaagaagaaaagcgaTCAGGCTCTGAACTGCGGCGGGACCGCTCCGGCTGGCAGCGTGGGAAACGTCAAACTGGAG GAAAGTGCAGATAACATACTCTCCATTGTAAAACAAAGAACCGGATCTTTTGGCGATCGTCCTGCAAAACCTACTCTTTTAGAACAAGTGTTAAACCAAAAAAGACTG tcatTACTAAGAAGTCCAGAAGTGGTGCAGTTTttacagaaacaacaacaactattAAATCAGCAAGTTTTGGAGCAAAGACAGCAGCAGTTTCCAGGAACATCAGTGTGA